The sequence TGCAGCAGCAGAAATAGTAAGATTTATTTTTTTACTTTCACCAGAAGAACAACCAGATATAAGTGGAAGAACCAAGACAAGAAGCAAAAAACTAAACAAAACAAAAAAGGTTCTTTTCACGCTTTTCCTCCTTTTCAAAAGTGTGAAGGCATGCTCGTTTCCAAACATACCCCGTGAGTATAAAAACTCAGGCTACCTGTCATGACATAACGTTTTAGACAAAATAGCTCGGAGACCCTGGCGCGCCCGAAGGGATTTGAACCCCTGACCTTCGGATTCGAAGTCCGTCGCTCTATCCAACTGAGCTACGGGCGCAAAAAATGGGGTGGATGAGGGGACTCGAACCCCCAACAACTGCAGCCACAGTGCAGTGCTCTGCCTTTGAGCTACATCCACCACTCTGTCTTATACATTTTATTTTAAAAACTTTATAATTGTCAAATTAAAGTTTAATCAACAAAAATTTTCTTGTTCCAAACTTTTCTGGCAAAGCGTAATTAAATGTTTCATAATCAAGCTTATTTAAAACAGAACTATCAAAAGATTTCCCAAGCCATAAAGCTAAAGTAAGATTTCTTCGATCTTTCAAAATTGATATCATTTTTTTTAAAGGAAAGGTTGCCCTCGAAGTAACTTTTTCAGGAATTTCTCTTATATCTTCAAGTCTTTCTTGTAGAACAATAACATTTTTTATACCAAGTTCTAAAATTAATCCTTCAAGAAAAACAACTCTTTTATATTTTGGCTCCAATAATACCCATAAACTTTCAGGAAAACAGATTGACAAAATCAAACCAGGAATTCCTGCACCAGAACCAATATCAAGAAATTCTTTTGCATTAAAAAAAGTTGGACATAACAAAGTTGGTAACAAAGAATCATATACATGTTTAAAAAAAAATTCCTCAACAGTATTAAACGAAACTAAAGAGTGTCTTTTATTATATAAAAAGAGTTTTTCTGAATATATACTAATCTTATCTAAACATTCAGTAAAATTTGGTAAATACTTCATAAATAATAAATCAAATTTTCGACTATCGAATAATATTTCATCTTTTTTTGTCATTATTTAGCGGTTCAATTACTATATGTCTATTTCTACCTACACCAACACTATAAACAGCTAAATCGTTACGTTTTGAAAGATAAACGTGAATTACTTTTCTTTCATGAGCTGGCAGTGGCAAAAATTCAACCTTTTTCTTATATTTAATACACTTTTTTACAAGTTTGTCGGATAACTCATATAAAAATGAAATTCTATCTTTCCAATAATTATTAATATCAAGATTAACCTGATAGTTATTAAAATTAACTTTTGCAATTCTATTTAATAAAAACTCTATAGATTTTAAAATTAATCCGTGTCTACCTATAAGGCAGCCTAAGTTTTCACCCTTTACTTCGACATAAAGGACATTTTCATTAAGATTAAAGTCTATAGAAAAGCTGCTATTTGGGATTTCCTTTATTAAAGACTCCATTACTTTAGAAATTAACTCATCAATAGTGGGTGAATATCTTAAAATTATCTTTGCTTCTCTTGACCCTATACCCAAAAGCCCTTTTTTTGGAAGCTCTAAAACCTCAAAATCATATTTAGAATCCTCATCAATACCAAGTAGTTCGAGTCCTTTTTTAATAGCCTCTTCTTTACTTTTAGCACTAACGACTATTTCTTTAATCATCATGCATGCTTTCTCATTACAATAAATGATTGTATAATACCAATTATATTAGAAACGTTCCAATAAATTAATATTCCTGCGGGAAATTGAATAGATATAAATCCCAAAAAAAGTGGCATTAGCAAAAGCATTTGTCTTTGCATTTTATCAGCTGTATTTGTAGTAATTTTTTGTTGGATATAAGTTGTTATCATCAATAAAGCAGGCAAAATATAAAATGGGTCCTTTTCAGTTATATCACTAATCCATAAGAAGTTAACTGCAGAATGTGTTTGTTCGATAATGCTTTTTAATTCGGGACTAAGTAAAAAATAATAAAAAGCAATAAGAATGGGTAATTGAATAAGCATTGGCAAACACCCGCCAAAAGGATTTATTTTGTTATTTTTATAAAAAGCTACCATTTCTGTTTGTAATCTTTGGGGGTCTGATTTATATTTTTCTT comes from Thermodesulfobium acidiphilum and encodes:
- the jag gene encoding RNA-binding cell elongation regulator Jag/EloR; its protein translation is MMIKEIVVSAKSKEEAIKKGLELLGIDEDSKYDFEVLELPKKGLLGIGSREAKIILRYSPTIDELISKVMESLIKEIPNSSFSIDFNLNENVLYVEVKGENLGCLIGRHGLILKSIEFLLNRIAKVNFNNYQVNLDINNYWKDRISFLYELSDKLVKKCIKYKKKVEFLPLPAHERKVIHVYLSKRNDLAVYSVGVGRNRHIVIEPLNNDKKR
- the rsmG gene encoding 16S rRNA (guanine(527)-N(7))-methyltransferase RsmG, producing the protein MKYLPNFTECLDKISIYSEKLFLYNKRHSLVSFNTVEEFFFKHVYDSLLPTLLCPTFFNAKEFLDIGSGAGIPGLILSICFPESLWVLLEPKYKRVVFLEGLILELGIKNVIVLQERLEDIREIPEKVTSRATFPLKKMISILKDRRNLTLALWLGKSFDSSVLNKLDYETFNYALPEKFGTRKFLLIKL
- a CDS encoding YidC/Oxa1 family membrane protein insertase; the encoded protein is MNSFFSWLDTNVFHPIFYSLLGFLHDFGLVIILITLLIRALLWPLNHISLDQMKKMQKLQPKIKELQEKYKSDPQRLQTEMVAFYKNNKINPFGGCLPMLIQLPILIAFYYFLLSPELKSIIEQTHSAVNFLWISDITEKDPFYILPALLMITTYIQQKITTNTADKMQRQMLLLMPLFLGFISIQFPAGILIYWNVSNIIGIIQSFIVMRKHA